From Carya illinoinensis cultivar Pawnee chromosome 5, C.illinoinensisPawnee_v1, whole genome shotgun sequence, one genomic window encodes:
- the LOC122310951 gene encoding ras-related protein RABA4c-like, with amino-acid sequence MLGQGNYNQKIDYVLKVVMIGDSAVGKSQLLARFTRNEFSLESKATIGVEFQTKTLLIDHKTVKAQIWDTAGQERYRAVTSAYYRGAVGAMLVYDITKRQSFDHVTRWLEELRGHADKNIVIMLIGNKTDLGSLRAVPTEDAKEFAQRESLFFMETSALEATNVESAFLTILTEIYRIISKKSLVANDESESGGASSLLTGTKIVVPGQDPEPQRRFNCCGSL; translated from the coding sequence ATGTTGGGGCAGGGCAATTATAACCAGAAGATCGACTACGTGCTGAAGGTGGTCATGATCGGAGACTCGGCCGTCGGGAAGTCGCAGCTCTTGGCGCGTTTCACCAGGAACGAGTTCAGTCTGGAGTCCAAGGCCACGATTGGGGTCGAGTTCCAGACCAAGACGCTCCTCATCGACCACAAGACCGTCAAGGCTCAGATTTGGGACACTGCTGGTCAGGAAAGATATAGGGCGGTGACCAGTGCGTACTACAGAGGTGCAGTGGGGGCGATGCTAGTTTATGACATAACCAAGCGTCAATCGTTTGATCACGTTACCAGGTGGTTGGAGGAGTTGCGGGGCCATGCTGACAAAAATATTGTTATCATGCTCATAGGCAATAAGACTGACTTGGGTTCACTTCGAGCTGTACCTACTGAGGATGCCAAAGAGTTTGCCCAAAGGGAGAGCCTCTTCTTCATGGAGACGTCGGCCCTGGAGGCCACCAATGTTGAATCTGCTTTCCTCACAATCCTGACAGAAATTTATCGAATCATCAGCAAGAAGTCCCTCGTTGCTAATGATGAATCAGAATCTGGAGGAGCTTCATCACTTCTCACCGGAACAAAGATTGTTGTACCTGGGCAGGATCCAGAACCTCAACGGAGATTCAACTGTTGCGGTTCTTTATAG